The Lycium barbarum isolate Lr01 chromosome 10, ASM1917538v2, whole genome shotgun sequence genome includes a region encoding these proteins:
- the LOC132612651 gene encoding disease resistance protein RPM1-like codes for MAESAVAFLVHQLSSLLNGGQNFPEGIQEEIVHIRDAFEQMRTFSRTADAKEEEDAELQLWIKQVQDLTHDVQDILETHVVTCSNFQEKGSRPWRKPHHSLTSHKLFEAQNDNLSMLLEGVKAQIAIISEGHITFLQKYDEKNNISWCNNHEDVILDDDADLVGIENDKSVLNDWVLSDDSEWKLQCVVGTRGIGKTTLIKKIFDDAAVKNHFNNTLWIEIPRFSDVKELLKSMITPKDDQSRRAIEAMNTNMLAEFIQQVFESSRYFVVLDDVPDISTWRALKRAFPIENCGSRVIIISRFTELCHIIRAETGGRSHFYDMKPLSEEESWILFCRETFPGSPLCPPHLVQITKDIIEKCNGLPMAILVIAGALATKGNKTEVWEMFHDSLVDKLQGSYSEFEHMKRILNLCYQDLPFYLKSCFTYLRIIPKYHVIDKMRLIRLLAAEGLVLEREGKAIAQVAESYLNELANRRLIQVAERYSDGRLDSFTIHNLWYEFILSKPEERVTATIADGQEITRRGHKVRHLVIHAQLASDIQDIDQFKHLHSLITLGSSESISNSFLLKLLSGSFKLLKVLDLTGAPLVKIPEEVFELFHLKFLNLRRTKIKHLTGSIEKLENLEFLDLRETLVRKLPVEILKLQCLRHIFIHRRGAGFLHGFKAPKKIGTLVSLEMVNSIKATTSTVIELGNLTRLRMLHIAKLRRKHGRDFCSSLDKLINLQQLSISSYGFSKGI; via the exons ATGGCAGAGAGTGCTGTAGCTTTTTTGGTACATCAACTTTCGTCCTTACTTAATGGGGGACAAAATTTTCCTGAAGGTATTCAAGAGGAAATTGTTCACATCAGGGATGCATTTGAACAAATGAGGACTTTCTCAAGGACAGCTGAtgcaaaagaagaagaagatgctGAATTACAACTATGGATCAAGCAAGTACAAGATCTTACACATGATGTCCAAGATATTCTTGAAACACATGTCGTCACGTGCAgcaattttcaagaaaagggatCACGGCCATGGAGAAAACCCCATCATTCATTAACATCTCATAAGTTATTTGAAGCTCAAAATGATAATCTTTCAATGTTGTTGGAAGGCGTCAAGGCCCAAATCGCCATTATTTCTGAAGGACATATAACATTTCTTCAGAAATATGATGAAAAGAACAACATTTCATGGTGTAATAACCATGAAGACGTGATTCTTGATGATGATGCAGATCTGGTAGGCATTGAAAATGATAAATCGGTATTAAATGATTGGGTCCTTTCTGATGATTCAGAATGGAAATTGCAGTGTGTAGTTGGAACGAGAGGTATAGGGAAAACCACCCTAATAAAGAAAATCTTTGATGATGCAGCAGTAAAGAATCATTTCAATAATACACTGTGGATTGAGATTCCAAGGTTTTCTGATGTTAAGGAGCTATTGAAGAGCATGATTACTCCAAAAGATGACCAATCCCGTCGAGCAATTGAAGCCATGAATACCAACATGCTGGCAGAGTTCATTCAACAAGTCTTTGAGTCATCAAGGTACTTTGTTGTCCTTGATGATGTCCCTGATATTAGCACATGGAGGGCTCTCAAACGTGCATTTCCTATCGAAAACTGTGGCAGCAGGGTCATAATCATATCGCGTTTTACTGAACTATGCCATATCATTCGTGCAGAAACTGGTGGTCGTAGTCATTTCTATGATATGAAGCCTTTGTCTGAAGAAGAATCTTGGATTCTTTTCTGCAGAGAGACATTCCCAGGCAGCCCACTCTGTCCTCCACATTTAGTGCAAATCACCAAAGACATCATAGAAAAATGCAATGGTTTACCAATGGCGATTTTGGTGATTGCTGGTGCACTGGCTACTAAAGGGAACAAAACAGAGGTGTGGGAGATGTTTCATGACAGCCTTGTTGACAAGTTACAAGGTAGTTATAGTGAATTTGAGCACATGAAAAGGATACTCAATCTATGTTATCAAGATTTGCCTTTCTATCTCAAATCTTGTTTCACTTATCTGAGAATAATCCCAAAATATCATGTCATCGATAAGATGAGACTGATTCGACTGTTGGCAGCAGAAGGACTCGTCCTCGAAAGAGAAGGAAAGGCAATTGCACAAGTTGCTGAGAGCTATCTCAATGAACTTGCAAACAGAAGATTGATCCAAGTTGCTGAAAGGTACTCTGATGGAAGATTGGACTCATTCACTATCCATAACTTGTGGTATGAATTCATTCTTTCTAAGCCAGAGGAAAGGGTCACAGCAACTATAGCAGATGGTCAAGAAATTACAAGAAGGGGTCACAAAGTCAGACATTTAGTAATCCATGCTCAATTGGCGAGTGATATACAAGACATTGATCAGTTCAAGCATCTTCACTCTCTGATAACGCTCGGATCATCGGAATCCATCTCTAATTCATTCTTGTTGAAGTTGTTATCTGGCAGTTTTAAGCTACTCAAGGTGTTAGACTTAACAGGAGCCCCATTGGTGAAAATCCCAGAAGAAGTCTTTGAATTGTTTCATCTCAAGTTTCTCAACTTGAGGAGAACTAAGATAAAACATCTGACAGGATCAATAGAGAAGCTTGAGAACCTTGAGTTCTTGGACCTAAGGGAGACATTGGTAAGAAAATTGCCGGTTGAGATACTAAAGCTTCAATGTCTTCGCCATATCTTCATTCATCGACGCGGTGCTGGTTTTTTGCATGGTTTTAAAGCTCCCAAGAAGATAGGGACCCTTGTGTCCTTAGAAATGGTGAATTCTATAAAGGCCACTACAAGCACAGTTATAGAATTGGGAAATTTAACAAGACTAAGAATGTTACACATTGCGAAGCTGAGAAGAAAACATGGGAGGGATTTTTGTTCTTCCCTTGACAAGTTGATAAATCTTCAGCAACTATCTATCTCATCTTATGGG TTTTCGAAGGGCATTTAG